One part of the Prochlorococcus marinus str. MIT 9313 genome encodes these proteins:
- the rpsC gene encoding 30S ribosomal protein S3 translates to MGHKIHPTGLRLGITQEHRSRWYATSKMYPILLQEDDRIRRFIHKKYGAAGISDVLIARKADQLEVELKTARPGVLVGRQGSGIEELRTGIQKTIGDHSRQVRINVVEVERVDADAFLLAEYIAQQLEKRVAFRRTIRMAVQRAQRAGVLGLKIQVGGRLNGAEIARTEWTREGRVPLHTLRAEIDYATKVASTTYGVLGIKVWIFKGEVLGDEAQTMPVGASPRRRGNRRPQQFEDRSNEG, encoded by the coding sequence ATGGGACACAAAATCCATCCAACCGGCTTACGCCTGGGGATCACCCAGGAGCACCGATCCCGCTGGTACGCCACCAGCAAGATGTACCCAATCCTCCTTCAGGAGGACGACAGGATCCGTCGATTCATCCATAAGAAGTACGGCGCAGCAGGCATCAGCGATGTGTTGATTGCCCGCAAGGCCGATCAACTCGAAGTGGAGCTGAAGACTGCACGACCAGGTGTCCTCGTTGGCCGCCAGGGCAGTGGCATCGAAGAGCTGCGAACCGGCATCCAAAAAACCATCGGTGATCACAGCCGACAGGTTCGGATCAACGTCGTCGAAGTCGAGCGCGTCGATGCCGATGCCTTCCTGCTGGCCGAGTACATCGCCCAGCAGCTCGAGAAGCGAGTCGCCTTCCGCCGCACCATCCGCATGGCCGTACAACGGGCCCAGCGAGCGGGTGTACTGGGCTTAAAAATCCAGGTTGGTGGTCGGCTCAACGGCGCCGAAATCGCTCGCACCGAATGGACCCGCGAAGGCCGTGTGCCTCTACACACCCTTCGCGCCGAGATCGACTACGCCACAAAAGTGGCTAGCACTACCTACGGAGTCCTAGGCATCAAGGTCTGGATCTTCAAAGGCGAAGTACTGGGAGACGAGGCCCAGACAATGCCTGTGGGTGCAAGCCCCCGGCGAAGGGGGAATCGTCGACCCCAACAATTCGAAGATCGCTCAAACGAGGGTTGA
- the rplP gene encoding 50S ribosomal protein L16 — MLSPKRVKFRKQQRGRMRGVATRGNTIAFGEFALQAQECGWITSRQIEASRRAMTRYVKRGGKIWIRIFPDKPVTMRPAETRMGSGKGNPEFWVAVIKPGRILFEMGGAEITEDIAKEAMRLAQYKLPIKTKFIGLDDQEKVAGSDKPASVPAITAES; from the coding sequence ATGCTGAGTCCAAAACGCGTCAAATTCCGCAAACAGCAACGAGGCCGTATGCGCGGCGTCGCCACCAGGGGCAACACCATTGCCTTTGGAGAGTTTGCCTTGCAAGCCCAGGAATGTGGCTGGATTACCTCACGCCAAATCGAGGCCAGCCGCCGAGCCATGACCCGCTACGTCAAACGGGGTGGGAAGATCTGGATCCGTATCTTCCCAGACAAGCCAGTCACTATGCGTCCCGCTGAAACACGCATGGGCTCTGGCAAGGGCAACCCTGAATTTTGGGTTGCCGTCATTAAGCCAGGTCGGATTCTGTTCGAAATGGGCGGTGCAGAGATCACCGAAGACATTGCTAAGGAAGCCATGCGCCTTGCCCAGTACAAACTGCCCATCAAAACAAAGTTCATCGGCCTGGACGACCAAGAGAAGGTTGCTGGTAGCGACAAGCCTGCCAGTGTGCCCGCCATCACCGCGGAGTCCTAA
- the rpmC gene encoding 50S ribosomal protein L29 codes for MAHPKAAEVRKLTDADITEQIDGIRRELFDLRFQQATRQLSNTHRFKEARIKLAQLLTVQKERSRSAASS; via the coding sequence ATGGCCCATCCCAAAGCCGCCGAGGTGCGCAAACTCACCGACGCCGACATCACAGAGCAGATCGATGGCATCCGCCGAGAGCTGTTCGATCTCCGCTTTCAGCAAGCCACCCGGCAGCTGAGCAATACGCACCGCTTCAAAGAGGCCCGCATCAAGCTGGCGCAGCTCTTGACGGTGCAGAAGGAGCGCAGCCGCTCCGCCGCCTCCTCCTGA
- the rpsQ gene encoding 30S ribosomal protein S17 — MALKERLGTVVSDKMDKTVVVAVENRFPHPIYQKTVSRTTRYKAHDAGNTCRVGDRVRITETRPLSRSKRWTVAEVLSHSPKAQEVST; from the coding sequence ATGGCACTCAAGGAAAGGCTCGGCACCGTCGTCAGCGACAAGATGGACAAAACAGTAGTGGTAGCGGTGGAGAACCGCTTCCCCCATCCCATCTATCAGAAGACGGTCAGCCGAACCACCCGATATAAAGCCCACGACGCTGGTAACACCTGCCGTGTTGGTGATCGCGTGCGCATCACTGAGACACGCCCTCTCAGCCGATCAAAGCGTTGGACGGTTGCTGAAGTCCTCAGCCACAGTCCCAAAGCTCAAGAGGTCTCCACATGA
- the rplN gene encoding 50S ribosomal protein L14, giving the protein MIQQESFLTVADNSGAKRIQCIRVLGSNRRYAHVGDVIVAAVKDAMPNMSVKKSEVVKAVVVRTKATLRRDTGNSIRFDDNAAVLINEDKNPRGTRVFGPVARELRERNFTKIVSLAPEVI; this is encoded by the coding sequence ATGATTCAGCAAGAATCCTTCCTCACTGTTGCCGATAACAGTGGCGCCAAGCGAATCCAATGCATCCGTGTGCTGGGCTCAAACCGTCGCTATGCCCATGTAGGCGACGTCATCGTGGCAGCCGTCAAAGACGCGATGCCAAATATGAGCGTCAAGAAATCCGAGGTCGTCAAAGCTGTGGTGGTGCGCACAAAAGCAACCCTGCGCCGAGATACTGGCAACTCGATTCGTTTCGACGACAACGCCGCAGTGCTCATTAACGAAGACAAAAACCCTAGAGGCACGCGTGTTTTTGGACCGGTGGCTCGGGAACTTCGCGAGCGCAACTTCACCAAAATCGTATCCCTCGCTCCGGAGGTGATCTGA
- the rplX gene encoding 50S ribosomal protein L24 → MPIATPKQKTTQRIKMRIHKGDTVQVITGKDKGKTGEVLRTLPIENRVIVQGVNIRTRHVKPTQEGESGRIVTEEASVHASNVMLYSNKKKIASRVELVVEKDGSKKRRLKKTGELID, encoded by the coding sequence ATGCCTATCGCAACCCCCAAACAAAAAACCACTCAGCGCATCAAGATGCGCATCCATAAAGGGGACACCGTCCAAGTCATCACAGGCAAGGACAAAGGAAAAACTGGCGAAGTGTTACGCACTCTGCCCATAGAGAACCGCGTCATTGTGCAGGGCGTCAACATTCGCACCCGTCACGTCAAACCCACCCAAGAGGGAGAAAGCGGCAGGATTGTCACAGAGGAAGCGTCCGTACACGCCTCCAACGTGATGCTCTATTCCAATAAAAAAAAGATCGCCAGTCGTGTGGAGCTGGTTGTCGAAAAAGACGGCAGCAAAAAACGCCGCCTCAAAAAAACCGGAGAGTTGATCGACTAA
- the rplE gene encoding 50S ribosomal protein L5 — protein MSLKQRYRETIQPKLLKDLSLSNIHEVPKVLKITVNRGLGEAAQNAKSLEASITELATITGQKVVVTRAKKAIAGFKIRQGMPIGCAVTLRGERMYAFLERLINLALPRIRDFRGVSPKSFDGRGNYTLGVREQLIFPEISFDKIDAIRGMDITIVTSARTDEEGQSLLREMGMPFRSN, from the coding sequence ATGTCACTCAAACAGCGCTACCGGGAGACCATTCAGCCCAAACTGCTGAAGGACCTAAGTCTCTCGAATATTCACGAAGTCCCCAAGGTGCTAAAAATCACCGTCAACCGAGGGCTCGGTGAGGCCGCCCAAAACGCCAAGTCCTTGGAGGCCTCAATTACTGAACTGGCTACTATCACTGGCCAGAAAGTTGTCGTGACTAGGGCCAAGAAGGCCATCGCTGGCTTCAAAATCAGGCAGGGAATGCCCATAGGTTGCGCCGTCACACTCCGCGGAGAGCGGATGTATGCCTTCCTGGAGCGCCTGATCAATCTTGCACTGCCCAGAATCCGGGACTTCCGCGGTGTCAGCCCAAAGAGTTTTGACGGCCGTGGAAACTACACCCTTGGAGTGAGGGAGCAACTCATCTTCCCTGAGATTTCCTTCGACAAGATCGATGCCATCAGGGGTATGGACATCACCATCGTGACCAGCGCCCGTACGGATGAAGAGGGCCAATCCCTCCTCCGAGAGATGGGAATGCCGTTCCGCAGCAATTAA
- the rpsH gene encoding 30S ribosomal protein S8 — translation MANHDPISDMLTRIRNASEKRHQTTRVPASRMSRSIAKVLQQEGFISEISEEGEGVRTHLVLELKYSGKHRHPTIRSMQRVSKPGLRIYKNTRALPKVLGGLGMAIISTSKGVMSDRDARKQGVGGEVLCYVY, via the coding sequence ATGGCCAACCACGATCCAATCTCAGACATGCTCACTCGCATCCGCAATGCGAGTGAAAAACGTCACCAAACCACCCGCGTTCCTGCCTCCCGCATGTCACGCAGTATTGCCAAAGTCCTACAGCAAGAGGGCTTCATCTCTGAAATCAGCGAAGAAGGTGAAGGTGTACGCACCCATCTAGTCCTCGAATTGAAGTACAGCGGCAAACACCGCCATCCCACCATCCGCTCAATGCAGCGGGTGAGCAAACCAGGCCTGCGCATCTACAAGAACACCCGCGCCCTGCCCAAAGTCCTTGGTGGCCTTGGAATGGCAATCATCTCCACTTCCAAAGGCGTGATGAGCGACCGCGATGCCCGCAAACAGGGCGTTGGCGGAGAAGTGCTCTGTTACGTGTACTGA
- the rplF gene encoding 50S ribosomal protein L6, translated as MSRIGKNPIPIPDKVAVTLDGLAVSVKGPKGELSRTLPEGVSVSQVENTIVVTPTSQKRKSRERHGLCRSLVANMVEGVSKGYTRKLELIGVGSRAQVKGKKLVVSAGFSHPVEMDPPEGVTFAVENNTNVTVSGADKELVGNEAAKIRAIRPPEPYKGKGIRYEGERILRKAGKSGKK; from the coding sequence ATGTCTCGTATCGGTAAGAATCCCATCCCCATCCCCGACAAGGTGGCTGTAACCCTTGATGGTCTTGCAGTCAGCGTCAAGGGCCCCAAAGGAGAGCTGAGCCGCACCCTTCCCGAAGGCGTCAGCGTCAGTCAGGTGGAGAACACAATTGTGGTTACACCCACAAGTCAGAAACGTAAGTCGCGTGAGCGTCACGGTCTCTGTCGCTCGCTTGTCGCCAACATGGTTGAAGGGGTGAGCAAGGGCTACACGCGCAAACTAGAACTCATCGGGGTGGGCTCACGTGCACAAGTGAAAGGCAAAAAGCTGGTAGTGAGTGCCGGTTTCAGCCATCCGGTAGAAATGGACCCACCCGAAGGAGTCACCTTTGCAGTAGAGAACAACACCAACGTCACCGTCTCAGGTGCAGACAAGGAGCTGGTGGGCAACGAAGCTGCAAAGATCCGAGCCATTCGTCCTCCTGAGCCCTACAAGGGCAAGGGGATCCGATACGAGGGCGAACGGATCCTGCGCAAAGCCGGCAAATCCGGCAAGAAATAG
- the rplR gene encoding 50S ribosomal protein L18, whose amino-acid sequence MSNLSRKQQTQKRHRRLRRHLKGTAQRPRLAVFRSNNHIYAQVIDDEAQNTLCAASTLDKDLRTSLKADGSSCDASNAVGDLVAKRALAKGIQQVVFDRGGNLYHGRVKSLADAAREAGLQF is encoded by the coding sequence ATGTCTAACCTCTCCCGAAAGCAGCAGACCCAAAAGCGCCATCGGCGCCTGCGGCGCCATCTCAAGGGCACCGCCCAGCGTCCGCGCCTGGCTGTATTCCGCTCCAACAACCACATTTATGCCCAGGTTATTGATGACGAGGCCCAAAACACCCTTTGCGCCGCCTCGACTCTCGACAAGGACTTACGCACCAGCCTTAAAGCCGATGGCAGCAGCTGTGACGCCTCCAATGCCGTCGGGGACTTAGTCGCAAAACGCGCCCTCGCCAAGGGCATCCAACAGGTGGTCTTCGATCGCGGTGGCAACCTGTACCACGGCCGAGTGAAATCCCTCGCCGATGCCGCCCGTGAGGCGGGCCTTCAGTTCTGA
- the rpsE gene encoding 30S ribosomal protein S5: protein MTQPNTQTTPNDVPAAAEGQQEQQQQQRRGGGRERRGGGRRGDRRGQERDSEWQERVVQIRRVSKTVKGGKKMSFRAIVVVGNERGQVGVGVGKAGDVIGAVRKGVADGKKHLVKVPLTRHNSIPTLSNGRDGAANVLIRPAAPGTGVIAGGSIRTVLELAGIKNVLAKRLGSKTPLNNARAAMVALASLRTHKETAKERGISLEQIYS from the coding sequence ATGACCCAACCCAACACCCAGACCACCCCAAATGACGTCCCCGCAGCTGCGGAAGGCCAACAAGAACAACAACAACAGCAACGCCGTGGCGGGGGACGAGAGCGCAGAGGTGGCGGACGCCGTGGCGACCGCCGTGGCCAAGAGCGTGATTCCGAATGGCAAGAACGAGTCGTTCAGATTCGCCGCGTCTCCAAGACCGTAAAAGGTGGGAAAAAGATGAGTTTCCGGGCCATTGTGGTTGTCGGCAACGAGCGTGGCCAAGTGGGTGTTGGAGTCGGTAAAGCCGGCGATGTGATCGGTGCTGTTCGCAAGGGTGTTGCTGATGGCAAGAAGCACCTGGTCAAGGTTCCTCTCACTCGTCACAACTCCATCCCCACCCTGTCCAACGGACGCGATGGTGCTGCCAACGTTCTCATCCGCCCCGCTGCCCCAGGGACAGGGGTCATCGCGGGCGGTTCAATTCGCACAGTTCTGGAATTAGCCGGAATCAAAAACGTTCTAGCCAAGCGTCTTGGCAGCAAAACCCCTCTAAACAATGCCCGAGCTGCCATGGTGGCTCTGGCAAGTCTCCGCACCCATAAGGAGACCGCAAAGGAACGGGGGATCTCCCTCGAGCAGATCTACTCCTGA
- the rplO gene encoding 50S ribosomal protein L15, with translation MTTLRLDSLKANVGARRRKMRKGRGIAAGQGASCGFGMRGQKSRSGRPTRPGFEGGQMPLYRRVPKLKHFTTVNSKEFTVVNVAALNELKAGSTINLDTLVKNGVVTSPKYPLKVLGNGELKVKLTIQAAAFTATARSKIEAAGGTCEILD, from the coding sequence ATGACTACTCTTCGACTCGACTCTCTCAAAGCCAACGTAGGTGCAAGGCGCCGCAAAATGCGTAAAGGTCGCGGTATTGCCGCTGGCCAAGGAGCAAGCTGTGGTTTCGGCATGCGTGGCCAAAAGTCCCGATCTGGTCGCCCTACCCGCCCGGGCTTCGAAGGGGGCCAGATGCCTCTCTATAGGCGCGTACCCAAACTCAAACACTTCACCACAGTGAACTCAAAAGAGTTCACTGTGGTGAACGTAGCGGCCCTCAATGAGCTCAAGGCGGGTAGCACCATCAATCTCGACACCCTTGTGAAAAATGGTGTTGTCACTAGTCCCAAATACCCTTTAAAGGTACTTGGCAATGGAGAACTCAAAGTCAAGCTGACCATTCAGGCCGCTGCATTCACAGCTACAGCCCGCAGCAAGATCGAAGCCGCTGGCGGCACATGCGAAATCCTTGACTGA
- the secY gene encoding preprotein translocase subunit SecY, whose amino-acid sequence MFVSRGRNPSAAEVISQLVRNPELRGRVLTTLGLLLFIRLGIYIPMPGIDRVAFQSFLQQGGQLIGFLDIFTGGGISTLGIFALGILPFINASIILQLLTAALPQLEDLQKNEGEAGRRKIAQITRYVALGWGLVQSVIFALILRQYAVEGLSEVVFVVQTALALVTGSMIVMWMSEIITDRGIGQGASLVIFLNIVATLPKALASTIEKAQTGDRGDVVGIIVLVMVFLMTIVGIIFVQEGSRRLPIVSAKRQIGGTNLLPNRQSYLPLKLNAGGVMPIIFASALIFLPITIANFTKNPLLIRAASTLNPSAANPWPYALVFFALIVGFSYFYASLTINPIDIATNLKRGGVAIPGVRPGSATANYLSGVQNRLTLLGGLFLGAVAIIPAAVERATNVQTFQGLGATSLLILVGVAIDTAKQVQTYVISQRYEGLVRQ is encoded by the coding sequence ATGTTCGTCAGTCGGGGTCGCAACCCCAGTGCCGCTGAAGTCATAAGCCAATTGGTGCGCAACCCAGAGCTGCGCGGCAGAGTGCTGACCACACTGGGATTACTTCTTTTTATTCGCCTCGGCATCTACATCCCAATGCCAGGTATTGATCGGGTGGCCTTTCAAAGCTTCCTACAACAGGGCGGACAACTGATCGGCTTTCTAGATATTTTCACCGGTGGAGGCATCTCCACCCTGGGGATTTTCGCTCTTGGGATCCTCCCATTCATCAACGCCTCAATCATTCTCCAGTTACTCACCGCAGCCTTACCCCAACTCGAGGACCTGCAAAAAAACGAAGGCGAGGCTGGTCGTCGCAAGATCGCACAGATCACCCGCTATGTAGCTCTTGGCTGGGGTCTAGTTCAAAGTGTGATTTTTGCCCTGATCCTCCGCCAGTACGCCGTTGAAGGGCTCAGTGAGGTCGTCTTTGTCGTGCAGACAGCCCTGGCATTAGTAACAGGCTCGATGATCGTGATGTGGATGAGCGAAATCATCACTGACCGAGGGATTGGTCAAGGGGCCTCCCTTGTGATCTTCCTGAACATCGTTGCCACCCTGCCAAAAGCACTGGCTTCAACAATTGAAAAAGCACAAACCGGCGATCGCGGCGATGTGGTCGGCATCATTGTGCTCGTGATGGTTTTCCTAATGACAATCGTTGGGATCATCTTCGTGCAGGAAGGATCACGCCGTCTGCCGATTGTGAGCGCAAAAAGACAGATAGGTGGAACCAATTTGCTACCAAACCGCCAGAGCTATCTACCTCTGAAGCTGAATGCTGGTGGTGTGATGCCAATCATCTTTGCTTCTGCACTGATCTTTCTACCAATCACCATTGCAAACTTCACCAAAAACCCTTTACTCATCAGGGCTGCAAGCACTCTTAACCCAAGTGCCGCTAATCCATGGCCCTATGCCTTGGTGTTTTTCGCGCTGATTGTCGGCTTTTCTTACTTTTACGCCTCACTCACCATCAATCCAATAGACATCGCCACAAACCTCAAACGGGGAGGCGTGGCCATCCCAGGAGTGAGGCCAGGCAGTGCTACAGCGAACTACCTATCCGGAGTTCAGAACCGACTGACCCTGCTGGGCGGATTGTTCCTCGGTGCAGTTGCGATCATTCCCGCCGCGGTGGAACGCGCCACCAACGTTCAGACCTTTCAAGGCCTCGGAGCTACGTCACTGCTGATCCTTGTAGGTGTTGCCATCGACACCGCAAAACAAGTTCAGACCTATGTGATTTCTCAACGCTACGAAGGCCTTGTCCGCCAATGA
- a CDS encoding adenylate kinase, which translates to MKQRLLFLGPPGAGKGTQAERLCAAHELMHLSTGDLLRTEVGAKTPLGQEAAAVMNRGELVSDELVLAIVENQLKNQNGGWLLDGFPRTLIQAKALEPLLEELKQPIEAVVLLELNDAVLIERLISRGRSDDNESVIRNRLEVYREKTAPLIDHYRQQGLLQTVEAHGSIESIAISIEKSLC; encoded by the coding sequence ATGAAGCAACGTCTCCTATTCCTAGGGCCCCCTGGCGCAGGCAAAGGGACCCAGGCTGAACGTCTCTGCGCAGCTCATGAATTAATGCACCTATCTACTGGTGATTTACTGCGTACTGAGGTCGGCGCCAAAACACCCCTTGGTCAGGAGGCGGCTGCTGTTATGAACCGAGGCGAGCTGGTCAGCGATGAGCTGGTGCTCGCCATCGTCGAAAATCAACTCAAGAACCAAAATGGTGGTTGGCTCTTGGATGGTTTTCCACGCACCTTGATCCAAGCCAAAGCACTCGAACCCTTACTTGAGGAACTCAAGCAACCAATTGAGGCTGTTGTACTACTGGAACTCAACGATGCAGTCTTAATTGAACGGTTAATTTCCCGAGGCCGCAGTGATGACAACGAGAGCGTGATTCGTAATCGCCTTGAGGTCTACCGCGAGAAAACAGCCCCCCTCATCGACCATTACCGCCAACAAGGACTGCTGCAAACGGTGGAAGCCCACGGCAGTATCGAATCAATCGCTATCAGCATCGAAAAATCCTTATGTTGA
- the rpmJ gene encoding 50S ribosomal protein L36: MKVRASVKKMCDKCRVIRRHGRVMVICSTPKHKQRQG, encoded by the coding sequence ATGAAGGTGCGTGCCTCGGTCAAGAAAATGTGTGACAAATGCCGGGTGATCCGCCGCCACGGCAGGGTCATGGTGATCTGCTCCACCCCTAAGCACAAGCAGCGTCAGGGATAA
- the rpsM gene encoding 30S ribosomal protein S13, whose amino-acid sequence MARIAGVDIPRDKRVEVALTYIYGIGLTRAKTILTKSDVNPDIRVKDLEDGDVQKLRTALEAFTIEGDLRRQEGMALKRLQDIGCLRGRRHRMSLPVRGQRTRTNARTRRGARKTVAGKKK is encoded by the coding sequence GTGGCACGGATTGCTGGCGTAGACATACCCCGTGACAAGCGGGTTGAAGTTGCACTCACCTACATCTATGGAATTGGTCTAACCCGCGCCAAAACCATCCTGACCAAATCTGACGTCAATCCGGACATCCGAGTCAAGGATCTGGAAGATGGAGATGTGCAGAAGCTGCGTACGGCCTTAGAAGCCTTCACGATTGAAGGAGACCTTCGACGCCAAGAAGGCATGGCCCTCAAGCGACTGCAAGATATCGGTTGCCTTCGGGGACGTCGACACCGCATGAGCCTCCCAGTTCGCGGTCAACGCACCAGAACAAATGCACGTACCAGGCGCGGCGCACGCAAAACCGTGGCTGGCAAGAAAAAATAA
- the rpsK gene encoding 30S ribosomal protein S11, which translates to MAKPTKKTGSKKTKRNVPNGVAHIQSTFNNTIVSIADTAGEVIAWSSAGASGFKGARKGTPFAAQTAAEAAARRALEQGMRQIEVLVRGPGSGRETAIRALQVAGLEITLIRDVTPLPHNGCRRPKRRRV; encoded by the coding sequence ATGGCCAAACCCACCAAAAAAACAGGTTCCAAAAAGACCAAGCGCAACGTCCCCAATGGCGTTGCACATATTCAGAGCACCTTCAACAACACGATCGTCTCAATCGCCGATACAGCTGGGGAAGTTATTGCCTGGTCATCTGCTGGAGCCAGTGGCTTCAAGGGTGCTCGTAAGGGCACCCCCTTTGCCGCTCAAACTGCAGCTGAAGCTGCAGCGCGTAGGGCACTCGAACAGGGCATGCGTCAGATCGAGGTACTAGTCCGTGGACCCGGCTCCGGCCGTGAAACAGCCATCCGCGCCCTGCAGGTGGCAGGCCTCGAAATCACTCTTATTAGAGACGTCACCCCACTCCCCCATAACGGTTGCCGTCGGCCCAAACGCCGGCGCGTCTGA
- a CDS encoding DNA-directed RNA polymerase subunit alpha, protein MLQYQIDRIEHQVADDRAQTGVFLIGPLERGQATTLGNSLRRVLMGGLEGSAITAVRIAGVNHEYATIPGVREDVLDILLNCKQLSVNSRTSELEIGRLVVTGPAQVKAKDLQFSSQVQVVDGDRQIATVHEGHSLELEVHVERGIGYRPVDRHNEDVSAIDLLQIDAVFMPVRRVNFTIDETAVAEGGSTRERLRIEIVTDGSTTPDDALAESANQLIELFQPLATVTMVEEPGLEPEPSAESQIPLEELNLSVRAYNCLKRAQVNSVSDLMGFSYEDLLEIKNFGSKSADEVIEALERIGISIPQSRTSA, encoded by the coding sequence GTGCTGCAATACCAGATCGACCGGATCGAGCATCAAGTTGCCGATGATCGCGCCCAAACAGGCGTCTTCCTCATTGGACCGCTCGAACGCGGGCAAGCCACCACGCTTGGCAATTCCCTCCGCAGGGTGCTGATGGGGGGCCTTGAGGGCAGCGCCATCACCGCTGTGCGCATAGCCGGTGTCAACCACGAGTACGCGACCATCCCAGGAGTCCGAGAAGATGTGCTCGACATCCTGTTGAACTGCAAACAACTGTCGGTAAACAGTCGAACGAGTGAACTAGAGATTGGGCGACTTGTGGTTACTGGCCCTGCCCAGGTCAAAGCTAAAGACCTGCAATTCTCCTCACAAGTCCAAGTAGTGGATGGAGACCGCCAAATTGCCACTGTGCATGAGGGTCACAGCCTTGAGTTAGAAGTTCATGTTGAGCGGGGGATCGGTTACCGGCCTGTTGATCGCCACAACGAAGATGTAAGCGCCATTGATCTACTACAGATCGATGCTGTGTTCATGCCCGTCCGTCGGGTGAACTTCACCATCGACGAGACTGCCGTCGCCGAAGGAGGATCGACCCGCGAGAGGCTGCGCATAGAAATTGTCACCGATGGTTCAACTACACCAGATGATGCCCTTGCAGAGTCAGCCAACCAACTGATCGAACTCTTTCAGCCCCTTGCCACCGTCACCATGGTGGAAGAACCAGGCCTGGAACCCGAGCCTTCCGCTGAATCACAGATCCCCCTTGAAGAGCTCAACCTCTCTGTAAGGGCTTACAACTGCCTCAAGCGAGCCCAGGTGAACTCAGTTTCTGATCTGATGGGCTTCAGCTACGAAGACCTGCTTGAGATCAAGAACTTCGGCTCCAAGTCTGCAGACGAGGTAATCGAAGCCCTAGAGCGCATCGGCATCTCAATTCCACAAAGCCGCACCAGCGCCTAG
- the rplQ gene encoding 50S ribosomal protein L17 → MRHQCRVPKLGRPTDQRKAMLRGLTTQLIREGRVTTTKARAKALRDEAERMITLAKNGSLASRRRAIGYIYDKQLVHALFDKAQDRYGDRQGGYTRIIRTVPRRGDNAEMAIIELV, encoded by the coding sequence ATGCGTCACCAATGTCGAGTCCCAAAGCTTGGGCGCCCAACTGATCAACGCAAAGCCATGCTTCGCGGTCTAACCACTCAACTCATCCGTGAAGGCCGTGTCACAACAACTAAAGCCAGAGCCAAGGCCCTTCGGGACGAAGCTGAACGAATGATCACTCTTGCGAAGAACGGAAGCCTGGCATCAAGACGCCGCGCCATCGGATACATCTACGACAAGCAACTGGTTCATGCGCTTTTCGACAAGGCCCAAGACCGTTATGGCGATCGTCAAGGCGGCTATACACGCATCATCCGTACGGTGCCTCGCCGCGGCGACAATGCTGAGATGGCAATCATAGAGTTGGTCTAA